Proteins from a genomic interval of Schistosoma mansoni strain Puerto Rico chromosome 2, complete genome:
- a CDS encoding putative drug transporter yields MTTRGMPLDQEYVTMIKSEVSCDASAAPDLGKIKPRHYRQTSDVTIPIHTDSTYSTTSKSTMPFCRRWCLCCRQTMWSNKFWMVFTASTWGFLSNVERAVILPTLWLYLKEYWGADVANTHYGTTVAAFSLSILIMTPIYGIASYSGVRVKTLLMVANLLEIIGNLIYLFAPVPSAVILGRLISGIGASCEPPLYADIVRATNRDERTTYIIVLLLTRQIGLIFGPSFTLMMAKMDYRVANFALNVYNGPGLLMAILWLLHSIIIFFSYPNVDKNGRVIYNNGQRSCCDRDNWIQSNEQAKEDSRPMLSDSTDSLNSGRFSTAVINNSLRHYLSFNIIALYCVNFAAYFSFMSLEAALPPVANRVFQWTEVETSYVYLAASILIIFVVILLRILNQFYTDRVLLLAGLVTMVISYLWLTVTVYLLSEIPLRMSIPLTLTGIAIHVLGIPFTYAYSESLYTKLAPVSDMDRAQTIFRTVINVAFLVGPYVGGSLIGYPTLVFLSMFLLSSFPTLLVACRFKDFIVNDRPNSPSELEIAKES; encoded by the coding sequence ATGACGACTAGAGGAATGCCACTTGATCAGGAATATGTTACGATGATTAAATCGGAAGTCAGTTGCGATGCTTCTGCGGCTCCTGATCTTGGGAAAATCAAACCAAGACATTACCGACAGACTTCAGATGTAACAATACCAATCCATACAGATAGCACATATTCGACTACCAGCAAATCTACCATGCCGTTTTGTCGCCGATGGTGTTTGTGTTGCAGGCAAACAATGTGGTCAAATAAATTTTGGATGGTATTCACGGCATCCACTTGGGGTTTCTTATCTAATGTTGAACGTGCTGTGATATTACCTACGCTCTGGCTATATCTTAAAGAATACTGGGGAGCAGATGTCGCTAATACACATTACGGAACTACCGTTGCAGCGTTCAGTTTATCTATTCTTATTATGACCCCTATATACGGTATTGCTTCCTATTCTGGTGTTCGCGTAAAAACACTTCTAATGGTCGCCAATCTTCTGGAAATCATTGGGAATCTTATTTACTTGTTTGCTCCCGTCCCTTCAGCAGTTATTTTGGGAAGGCTGATCTCTGGAATTGGAGCTAGCTGTGAACCTCCACTTTACGCGGACATAGTAAGAGCTACAAATCGAGATGAACGTACCACATACATTATTGTACTACTACTTACTCGTCAAATTGGTCTCATTTTTGGTCCTTCGTTTACACTAATGATGGCTAAAATGGATTATCGTGTAGCAAACTTTGCACTCAACGTCTACAATGGGCCTGGGCTTCTAATGGCAATATTATGGCTTTTACActcaattattatatttttctcATATCCAAATGTTGATAAAAATGGTAGAGTTATTTATAATAATGGTCAACGGTCCTGTTGCGACCGCGATAATTGGATACAGTCTAATGAACAAGCGAAGGAGGATTCTCGACCAATGCTTAGTGATTCTACTGATTCGCTAAACTCTGGTCGGTTTAGTACTGCTGTTATAAACAATTCTTTACGACATTACCTATCGTTTAATATAATTGCTCTTTACTGTGTAAATTTCGCAGCATACTTCAGCTTTATGAGCTTAGAAGCAGCATTACCACCGGTAGCTAATCGTGTATTTCAATGGACTGAAGTGGAAACGAGCTATGTATATCTTGCTGCAAGCATTCTGATTATCTTCGTGGTAATATTGCTACGTATTCTTAATCAATTTTATACGGATCGTGTCTTACTATTAGCAGGTCTTGTTACTATGGTGATTTCTTACTTGTGGTTGACAGTAACAGTTTATTTACTTTCTGAAATCCCTTTACGAATGAGTATTCCTTTAACGCTCACAGGTATAGCAATACATGTACTTGGAATACCTTTCACATATGCTTATTCAGAATCGTTGTACACAAAACTTGCTCCAGTTTCTGATATGGATCGAGCACAAACTATTTTCCGTACTGTTATAAATGTAGCCTTCTTGGTTGGACCCTATGTTGGAGGTTCTTTAATTGGATATCCAACTTTAGTGTTCCTATCCATGTTTCTATTGTCGAGTTTCCCTACGTTACTCGTTGCTTGTCGATTCAAAGATTTCATTGTCAATGATAGACCTAATTCACCAAGTGAATTGGAGATAGCAAAAGAAAGCTAG